Proteins from a single region of Flaviflexus salsibiostraticola:
- a CDS encoding anti-sigma factor domain-containing protein has translation MIDREHLAAGLVFGGLAPDEESLALALEERDPDFALLVADYSETASALALSDVPERPSDEITARILSIPEETALPRAIDESPKPTGGGVVSLDEFRRESSKWKRISLALAGVGAAASVAFAAVVVGLIDDRDELRSQVEAIQTERTELDRLMEAEDLSIAEATLPGDESARITVMASVDEGLIRVQTANVTIPEDQDMQMWLISGDGATPMGVIDPAHPGVESLPIPASAELGFTMEPKGGSDELEGPPVVSIKL, from the coding sequence ATGATCGATAGAGAACACCTCGCCGCCGGACTCGTCTTCGGCGGGCTCGCCCCCGACGAGGAGTCCCTCGCCCTCGCCCTCGAGGAGCGGGATCCGGACTTTGCGCTCCTCGTCGCCGACTATTCCGAGACCGCCTCGGCACTCGCTCTGAGCGACGTCCCCGAACGGCCCTCGGATGAGATCACGGCTCGCATCCTCTCCATTCCCGAGGAGACTGCGCTCCCCCGTGCGATCGACGAATCTCCCAAACCCACGGGCGGCGGAGTCGTCTCCCTCGACGAGTTCCGTCGCGAATCATCGAAGTGGAAGCGCATCTCCCTCGCCCTTGCGGGCGTCGGTGCCGCCGCCTCCGTCGCTTTCGCCGCCGTCGTCGTCGGACTCATCGATGACCGAGATGAGCTGCGCAGTCAGGTGGAGGCCATCCAGACCGAACGGACCGAGCTCGACCGTCTCATGGAGGCCGAGGACCTCTCGATCGCCGAGGCGACGCTGCCCGGAGATGAATCCGCGCGGATCACCGTCATGGCCTCTGTCGACGAGGGGCTCATCCGCGTCCAGACCGCGAACGTCACCATCCCCGAGGATCAGGACATGCAAATGTGGCTCATCAGCGGCGACGGTGCCACACCCATGGGAGTCATCGACCCCGCCCATCCCGGCGTTGAGTCCCTGCCGATCCCTGCGAGCGCAGAGCTCGGATTCACCATGGAGCCGAAGGGCGGATCCGACGAGCTCGAGGGCCCTCCCGTGGTCTCCATCAAGCTGTAG
- a CDS encoding DoxX family protein, which produces MAEPLWITRSRNATRLILGGGMTLVGLAHLTVAREEFQAQVPSWVPVDEDLVVLGSGAIEIGLGLALLLLPDHRRWAGIALALFYVAIFPGNIGQYVEGIDAFGLDTDAKRLGRLFFQPVLVLLALWAAGLPRIGAIGQKVCL; this is translated from the coding sequence GTGGCAGAGCCCCTCTGGATCACGCGTTCACGGAACGCCACCCGCCTCATCCTCGGCGGCGGCATGACTCTTGTCGGCCTCGCTCACCTTACGGTTGCGCGGGAGGAGTTCCAGGCGCAGGTGCCCAGCTGGGTGCCGGTCGACGAGGACCTGGTCGTCCTCGGATCCGGCGCCATTGAGATCGGCCTCGGCCTCGCCCTGCTCCTCCTGCCCGACCATCGTCGGTGGGCGGGTATCGCCCTCGCCCTGTTCTATGTGGCGATCTTTCCCGGCAACATCGGCCAGTACGTCGAGGGGATCGACGCCTTCGGACTCGACACTGATGCGAAGAGGCTCGGCCGACTGTTCTTCCAGCCGGTTCTCGTACTGCTCGCACTGTGGGCCGCCGGTCTGCCGCGCATCGGAGCTATAGGTCAGAAAGTGTGTCTCTGA